From Moraxella sp. K1664, one genomic window encodes:
- a CDS encoding sigma-54 dependent transcriptional regulator: MQDKPLALVIDDEADLCRLMQITLNKMGIDTHVAYDVASAKGFLADNHYDFCLTDLALPDGSGMEIVELITKTTTTPVAVITAHGDVNVAIEAMKIGAFDFVNKPLDLPRLRQLAKSALKANESIIQDTKSITAQENNNPKQDTNTIIPSNPLTGNLLAPTENNTQINQDGRQRTIKNTTKKTTAVSDDDIFGGRLIGESRPMKQLRSTIKKLARSQAPVFLWGGSGTGKEVVSRLIHDLSGRRNGNFVPVNCGAIPSELMESEFFGHKKGSFTGATSDKIGLFQQADGGTLFLDEVADLPLVMQVKLLRAIQEKTVRAIGDTKEVPVDIRIVCATHKDLADLVQKGAFRQDLFYRINVIEVKLPALNDRRDDIPMLAKHFLEMIAKDWGLDNLSLTDDAIDMLTYHNFKGNVRELRNILERAVTMSDGDEIDAHHLMLDDMANVSDDNTSSSDFDTQDDDAITPYTSKPLVNTVSPTMTKASPYHDQRPIYTANTIIKENKETKSVTQGLNIIASANYGTPLSVPKPQNSNPSKTHDDSQASDKLDLSDEDLVNSNLPSQGLEAYLLDQERQIICTALQQAGGNKTQAAKLLGMTFRSLRYRMKKLDIDDGDDE, encoded by the coding sequence ATGCAAGATAAGCCGCTCGCCCTAGTTATTGATGATGAAGCTGACCTATGTCGCCTGATGCAAATCACCCTAAACAAGATGGGCATAGATACGCACGTTGCTTATGATGTGGCAAGTGCCAAAGGTTTTTTGGCAGACAATCACTATGATTTTTGTCTCACCGACCTTGCCCTACCCGATGGTTCTGGTATGGAAATTGTGGAGCTTATCACCAAAACCACCACAACACCCGTAGCAGTCATCACCGCCCATGGCGATGTAAATGTTGCCATTGAAGCGATGAAAATTGGTGCATTTGACTTTGTCAATAAACCACTGGACTTACCACGCTTACGCCAACTTGCCAAATCTGCCTTAAAGGCTAATGAATCCATCATTCAAGACACCAAAAGCATCACAGCACAAGAAAACAACAACCCAAAACAAGATACCAACACCATCATACCATCTAACCCATTGACAGGCAATTTGCTTGCACCCACAGAAAATAATACTCAAATCAACCAAGATGGGCGTCAAAGAACCATAAAAAACACCACCAAAAAAACCACCGCTGTCAGCGATGATGATATTTTTGGCGGTCGGCTCATTGGTGAATCTCGCCCCATGAAACAGCTGCGTTCTACCATCAAAAAATTAGCCCGCTCACAGGCACCAGTATTTTTATGGGGAGGTTCGGGTACGGGCAAAGAAGTGGTTTCACGACTCATCCATGACCTAAGCGGTCGCCGTAATGGCAACTTTGTCCCCGTCAACTGTGGTGCGATACCATCTGAATTGATGGAGAGTGAATTTTTTGGTCATAAAAAGGGCAGTTTTACAGGGGCAACGTCGGATAAAATTGGGCTGTTTCAGCAGGCAGATGGTGGCACACTGTTTTTGGATGAAGTGGCAGATTTGCCACTTGTCATGCAGGTCAAGCTACTTCGTGCCATTCAAGAAAAAACCGTGCGTGCCATCGGTGACACCAAAGAGGTGCCTGTGGATATCCGTATTGTCTGTGCCACGCATAAAGATTTGGCGGATTTGGTACAAAAAGGGGCATTCCGTCAAGATTTGTTCTATCGTATTAATGTCATCGAGGTCAAGTTGCCTGCCCTAAATGACCGCCGTGATGACATTCCCATGCTTGCCAAGCATTTTTTGGAGATGATTGCCAAAGATTGGGGGCTTGACAATCTTAGCCTAACCGATGATGCCATAGACATGCTGACATATCATAACTTCAAAGGCAATGTACGTGAGCTTAGAAACATCTTAGAGCGTGCCGTTACCATGAGTGATGGCGATGAGATTGATGCCCATCATCTCATGCTTGATGACATGGCAAATGTATCAGATGATAACACCTCATCATCTGATTTTGACACACAAGATGATGACGCCATCACGCCCTACACGTCTAAACCCTTAGTGAACACAGTCAGCCCTACCATGACCAAAGCATCGCCCTACCATGACCAGAGACCGATCTATACCGCCAATACCATCATCAAAGAAAACAAAGAAACCAAGTCCGTCACCCAAGGTCTAAACATCATCGCCTCTGCCAACTATGGCACACCCTTATCTGTCCCAAAACCCCAAAACTCCAACCCATCTAAAACACATGATGACAGTCAAGCCTCTGATAAGTTGGATTTGTCAGATGAAGATTTGGTAAACAGCAACCTACCCAGTCAAGGGCTAGAAGCTTATTTGCTTGATCAAGAACGCCAAATCATCTGCACCGCCTTACAGCAGGCAGGGGGTAACAAAACCCAAGCTGCCAAACTGCTTGGCATGACCTTTCGTTCTCTACGTTATCGCATGAAAAAACTGGACATTGATGATGGTGATGATGAATGA
- a CDS encoding S41 family peptidase, with translation MKLTTTLLVSMMVLSLSVSISHAKPSHLISTPINKVANLLGFGDDVQADSGLDVEAETGEQTDAQDPTSPTLDALESKPNTLHGIEGLHQGRVPLGAVSPNTLKTFVSVVDLVRRDYVEEVSDEKLFENAMSGMLTGLDSHAEFLDKDAFANLQSFTAGNVANIGLSAVWQDDESHWVITSVHEDSSAKRAGVKVGDYLHQVGETKLDESHSENDVKQLLNGIAGTQVDIVVSHAGRSKRRLTAQRNEVLKSNVETAIVGGVVIIKLPVFQNNTRQQILESLGQAGVPITGVILDVRNNPGGVLESAGAVASLFMRNQTLVQVAGRQGVERELRTEGSPLLIDLPVMILQNRYSASAAEVLASSLQSQKRALIVGETSYGKGSVQSVIPIGDGQAVKMTTAHYLTADGQRIDGVGVVPDVAFDDSDELASTMMAIPSDAWLSQALILMDGAKLETGVDFAPVGGF, from the coding sequence ATGAAACTGACCACAACCTTACTGGTGAGTATGATGGTATTATCGCTGAGCGTGTCAATCAGCCATGCCAAGCCGTCTCATCTTATCAGCACGCCCATCAATAAAGTGGCAAATCTACTCGGCTTTGGCGATGATGTGCAAGCTGACAGCGGTCTGGATGTTGAAGCAGAGACAGGCGAGCAGACGGATGCCCAAGACCCGACAAGCCCAACACTTGATGCCTTAGAGAGTAAGCCCAATACACTACATGGCATAGAAGGGCTACATCAGGGGCGTGTGCCACTGGGGGCGGTGTCGCCAAACACCCTAAAAACCTTTGTGTCGGTGGTGGATTTGGTGCGTCGTGACTATGTCGAAGAAGTCAGCGATGAGAAGCTCTTTGAAAATGCCATGAGTGGCATGCTGACAGGGCTAGACAGCCATGCGGAGTTCTTGGATAAAGACGCCTTTGCCAATCTACAATCATTCACCGCAGGCAACGTGGCGAACATCGGGCTGTCAGCGGTATGGCAGGATGATGAGAGTCATTGGGTCATTACCAGTGTTCATGAAGACTCATCTGCCAAACGTGCTGGCGTAAAAGTGGGAGACTATCTACACCAAGTGGGTGAGACCAAACTGGATGAGAGTCACAGTGAAAATGATGTCAAACAGTTATTAAATGGCATTGCTGGCACACAGGTGGATATTGTGGTGTCTCATGCGGGGCGTAGCAAAAGACGACTTACCGCTCAGCGTAATGAAGTGTTAAAAAGCAATGTAGAGACTGCCATCGTTGGGGGTGTGGTTATCATTAAACTGCCCGTGTTTCAAAACAACACCCGTCAGCAGATTTTGGAGAGTTTGGGGCAGGCGGGCGTGCCAATCACAGGGGTGATATTGGACGTACGAAACAACCCCGGTGGGGTCTTAGAGTCGGCAGGGGCGGTGGCATCGCTGTTTATGCGTAACCAGACATTGGTGCAAGTGGCAGGGCGACAGGGGGTAGAGCGAGAGCTAAGAACTGAAGGCTCGCCACTGCTCATTGATTTGCCAGTGATGATACTACAAAACCGCTACTCGGCATCGGCTGCCGAAGTGTTAGCCAGTAGCTTGCAGTCGCAAAAACGAGCCTTGATAGTCGGTGAGACGAGCTATGGCAAAGGTTCGGTACAGTCGGTTATTCCCATAGGCGATGGACAAGCGGTTAAGATGACCACCGCCCACTATCTGACCGCTGATGGTCAGCGTATTGATGGGGTGGGGGTTGTGCCTGATGTGGCATTTGATGATTCTGATGAATTGGCATCAACCATGATGGCAATACCAAGCGATGCGTGGCTGTCACAAGCACTTATTTTGATGGATGGGGCAAAATTAGAAACAGGAGTGGACTTTGCACCTGTGGGTGGATTTTAA
- the gpmI gene encoding 2,3-bisphosphoglycerate-independent phosphoglycerate mutase: MKKIPYVLMILDGVGHREDPRDNAVYAAKKPNLDALMASCPHGLISGSGQDVGLPDGQFGNSEVGHMNLGAGRILYQDSTRIMNDISSGEFFNNDVLIKAVKDTIDNEGAVHVLGLLSDGGVHAHIDHIKATAKLAVEQGASQVFVHAFLDGRDTPPKSADGYVADLEQYLANLSQEFDVEAKIASCIGRFFAMDRDKRWDRVEQAYDLMTQAKAVREADSASHAIELAYAADETDEFVQATIIDDNGVIADNDGVIFVNFRADRARQMSQVFVDGDFDGFKRKMTPKLSAFVMMTKYSDQLANNPTTAVAYQPTSLSNTLGEYLQNHGKTQLRIAETEKYAHVTFFFSGGREELYDGEKRILVNSPDVKTYDGKPEMSAFEVTDKLKEAILSGEFDVVIINYANGDMVGHTGVFDAAVKAVEAVDTCIGEIVGAVREMNGHLLITADHGNCEQMQDYESGQVHTQHTTEFVPFIYVGDKQVSVRTGGRLCDVAPTILHLMGMQKPAEMTGESLLVDV; this comes from the coding sequence ATGAAAAAAATCCCTTATGTTTTGATGATTTTAGATGGTGTTGGACACCGAGAAGACCCACGAGACAATGCTGTCTATGCCGCCAAGAAACCCAATTTGGATGCACTCATGGCAAGCTGTCCACATGGTCTTATCTCAGGTTCAGGGCAGGATGTTGGATTACCTGATGGTCAATTTGGCAATTCAGAGGTTGGGCATATGAATTTGGGGGCAGGACGGATTTTGTACCAAGATTCTACCCGTATCATGAACGACATCAGCTCGGGCGAATTTTTTAATAATGACGTGCTCATCAAAGCGGTCAAGGACACGATAGACAACGAAGGGGCGGTGCATGTTTTGGGCTTGCTCTCTGATGGCGGGGTTCATGCTCATATTGACCACATTAAGGCGACCGCCAAACTTGCCGTAGAGCAGGGGGCAAGCCAAGTGTTCGTTCATGCGTTTTTGGACGGGCGAGACACCCCACCAAAATCGGCAGACGGCTATGTGGCGGATTTGGAGCAGTATTTGGCAAATCTTAGCCAAGAGTTTGATGTCGAAGCCAAAATCGCAAGCTGTATCGGACGCTTTTTTGCCATGGATAGGGATAAGCGGTGGGATAGGGTGGAGCAGGCGTACGACCTGATGACCCAAGCCAAGGCGGTGCGTGAAGCGGACAGTGCCAGCCATGCCATAGAGCTTGCTTATGCAGCAGATGAGACGGATGAATTTGTACAGGCGACAATCATTGATGATAATGGTGTGATAGCAGATAATGACGGTGTGATTTTTGTCAATTTTCGTGCAGACCGTGCCAGACAGATGAGTCAGGTCTTTGTTGATGGCGATTTTGACGGCTTTAAACGCAAGATGACACCTAAATTATCCGCCTTTGTCATGATGACCAAATATTCAGACCAATTGGCAAACAATCCTACAACAGCGGTTGCTTATCAGCCAACGAGCCTTAGCAATACACTGGGTGAGTATTTACAAAATCATGGCAAAACCCAGCTTCGCATTGCCGAAACCGAAAAATACGCTCACGTTACTTTCTTTTTTAGTGGCGGGCGTGAAGAGCTGTATGACGGCGAAAAACGCATTTTGGTAAATAGCCCTGATGTCAAAACCTATGATGGAAAGCCCGAGATGAGTGCTTTTGAAGTAACTGACAAGCTAAAAGAAGCGATATTATCAGGCGAGTTTGACGTGGTCATCATCAACTACGCCAATGGCGACATGGTGGGGCATACGGGCGTGTTTGATGCGGCGGTCAAGGCGGTAGAAGCGGTGGATACCTGTATTGGCGAGATAGTCGGTGCGGTGCGTGAGATGAACGGTCATCTGCTCATCACCGCCGACCACGGCAACTGCGAGCAAATGCAAGACTACGAAAGCGGACAGGTGCATACTCAGCACACGACCGAATTTGTGCCGTTTATCTATGTGGGCGACAAACAGGTGAGCGTGCGGACAGGCGGACGACTGTGTGATGTCGCTCCGACTATTTTGCACCTGATGGGTATGCAAAAACCTGCCGAGATGACGGGTGAGAGCCTATTGGTGGATGTATGA
- a CDS encoding bifunctional nicotinamide-nucleotide adenylyltransferase/Nudix hydroxylase, whose amino-acid sequence MAQFDYLVFIGRFQPFHHGHEFVVREALNRAKTVIMLIGSANSPRTIKNPFSFDERESMILKAFDNDTADSERIICMPIDDTLYNDHKWLQNVQQAVSFITQNEPAKIGIIGHTKDDSSYYLSLFPDWGFVELPSFENLSATPLRRAYFLDERLKNGDDWQDKMPAPSVAFLQKFAQTDDFTHLQREYRHVLDYQKAWQSAPYPPVFVTADALAVQAGHVLLIERGGEYGRGLYALAGGFLDKDESLLDCALRELQEETGLIISPSTLKASHAFDAPNRSARGRTVTTVFYFELTGDKLPDVAGGDDASRAFWLPLGELDGRMMFEDHYSVITKMLGL is encoded by the coding sequence ATGGCTCAATTTGATTATTTGGTATTTATCGGGCGGTTTCAGCCGTTTCATCATGGGCATGAATTTGTCGTGCGTGAAGCCCTAAACCGTGCCAAAACCGTCATCATGCTCATCGGTTCGGCAAATAGCCCACGCACCATCAAAAATCCGTTTAGCTTTGATGAACGTGAAAGCATGATTTTAAAAGCCTTTGATAATGACACAGCCGACAGCGAGCGTATCATTTGTATGCCCATTGATGACACGCTCTATAATGACCACAAATGGCTCCAAAACGTCCAACAAGCGGTCTCGTTTATCACCCAAAACGAACCTGCCAAGATTGGTATCATCGGGCATACCAAGGATGACAGTTCGTATTATTTGTCGTTATTTCCTGATTGGGGTTTTGTTGAGTTGCCCAGTTTTGAAAATTTGTCTGCCACACCGCTAAGACGGGCGTATTTTTTAGATGAACGTCTAAAAAATGGCGATGATTGGCAAGATAAAATGCCTGCCCCGAGCGTGGCTTTTTTACAAAAATTTGCCCAAACGGACGATTTTACTCATCTGCAACGTGAATACCGCCATGTCTTAGATTATCAAAAAGCATGGCAGTCCGCTCCGTATCCACCTGTGTTTGTTACGGCGGACGCTTTGGCGGTGCAGGCAGGTCATGTGCTACTCATTGAGCGTGGGGGCGAGTATGGGCGTGGGCTGTATGCGTTGGCGGGCGGATTTTTGGATAAAGATGAAAGCCTGCTTGACTGTGCGTTACGTGAATTACAAGAAGAGACTGGGCTTATCATCAGCCCAAGCACTCTAAAAGCAAGCCATGCCTTTGACGCTCCGAACCGTTCGGCTCGTGGACGGACGGTAACAACGGTGTTTTATTTTGAACTGACAGGCGATAAGCTCCCCGATGTGGCAGGGGGCGATGATGCCAGTCGGGCGTTTTGGCTACCGCTTGGCGAGCTTGACGGGCGTATGATGTTTGAAGACCATTATAGCGTGATAACTAAGATGTTGGGGTTGTAG